Proteins from a genomic interval of Chionomys nivalis chromosome 7, mChiNiv1.1, whole genome shotgun sequence:
- the LOC130878043 gene encoding olfactory receptor 15-like has translation MGVDSNSSSGSFILMGLSEHPQLERVFSVAIFFSYLLTLVGNSTIILLSRLDARLHTPMYFFLSNLSSLDLAFTTSSVPQMLKNLWGPDKTISYGGCVTQLYVFLWLGATEGILLVMMAFDRYVAVCRPLHYMTVMNPRLCWLLAAICWLCGLGNSVIQSTFTLQLPFCGHQKIDHFLCEVPAMIKLACGDTSLNEAVLNGVCTFFTVVPLSVILTSYCFIAQAVMKIRSVEGRRKAFNTCLSHLVVVFVFYDSAIYGYLLPPKSSNQDQGKFISLFYCVVAPMLNPLIYTLRNKEVKGALGRLLRKGREAR, from the coding sequence ATGGGGGTGGACAGCAACAGCTCCTCTGGGAGCTTCATTCTGATGGGTTTATCTGAGCATCCCCAGCTGGAGAGGGTCTTTTCTGTAGCCATATTCTTCTCCTACTTGTTGACCCTGGTTGGGAATTCAACCATCATCCTGCTTTCCCGTCTTGACGCCCGgctccacacacccatgtacttcttcctcagcaACCTCTCTTCCCTGGACCTGGCCTTTACAACCAGTTCAGTCCCCCAAATGCTGAAAAATCTATGGGGGCCAGACAAGACCATCAGCTATGGTGGATGTGTAACTCAGCTCTATGTTTTCCTTTGGCTGGGGGCCACAGAGGGCATATTGCTCGTCATGATGGCATTTGACCGATATGTAGCAGTTTGCCGGCCCCTGCACTACATGACTGTTATGAATCCACGgctctgctggctgctggctgctaTCTGCTGGCTGTGTGGCTTAGGCAACTCAGTAATTCAGTCAACTTTCACTCTGCAGCTCCCATTTTGTGGACACCAGAAGATAGACCACTTCCTGTGTGAGGTGCCCGCCATGATTAAATTGGCCTGTGGAGACACGAGTCTCAATGAGGCTGTGCTCAATGGTGTCTGTACTTTCTTCACTGTTGTCCCACTGAGCGTCATCCTGACCTCCTACTGCTTCATTGCTCAGGCAGTGATGAAGATCCGCTCTGTGGAGGGACGACGGAAGGCCTTCAATACTTGCCTCTCCCATTTGGTAGTGGTTTTCGTCTTCTATGACTCAGCTATCTATGGGTATCTGCTTCCACCTAAGAGCAGTAATCAGGATCAAGGGaaattcatttctctcttctactGTGTGGTTGCACCCATGTTGAATCCCCTCATCTATACTCTGAGGAACAAAGAAGTGAAGGGGGCACTGGGAAGGTTgctgaggaaaggaagagaagccagATGA
- the LOC130877766 gene encoding olfactory receptor 15, producing the protein MGVDSNSSSGSFILMGLSEHPQLERVFFVAIFFSYLLTLVGNSTIILLSRLDARLHTPMYFFLSNLSSLDLAFTTSSVPQMLKNLWGPDKTISYGGCVTQLYVFLWLGATECILLVVMAFDRYVAVCRPLHYMTVMNPRLCWLLAAFSWLGGLGNSLIQSTFTLQLPFCGHRKVDNFLCEVPAMIKLACGDTSLNEAVLNGVCTFFTVVPLSVILTSYCFIAQAVMKIRSVEGRRKAFNTCLSHLVVVFLFYGSAIYGYLLPAKSSNQDQGKFISLFYSVVTPMVNPLIYTLRNKEVKGALGRFLGKGREAR; encoded by the coding sequence ATGGGGGTGGACAGCAACAGCTCCTCTGGGAGCTTCATTCTGATGGGTTTATCCGAGCATCCCCAGCTGGAGAGGGTCTTTTTTGTAGCCATATTCTTCTCCTACTTGTTGACCCTGGTTGGGAATTCAACCATCATCCTGCTTTCCCGTCTTGACGCCCGgctccacacacccatgtacttcttcctcagcaACCTCTCTTCCCTGGACCTGGCCTTTACAACCAGTTCAGTCCCCCAAATGCTGAAAAATCTATGGGGGCCAGACAAGACCATCAGCTATGGTGGATGTGTAACTCAGCTCTATGTTTTCCTTTGGCTGGGGGCCACTGAGTGTATATTGCTTGTGGTGATGGCATTTGACCGATATGTGGCAGTTTGCCGGCCCCTGCACTACATGACTGTTATGAATCCACGgctctgctggctgctggctgcttTCAGCTGGCTGGGTGGCTTAGGCAACTCACTCATTCAGTCAACTTTCACGCTGCAGCTCCCATTTTGTGGACACCGGAAGGTGGACAACTTCCTGTGTGAGGTGCCCGCCATGATTAAATTGGCCTGTGGAGACACGAGTCTCAATGAGGCTGTGCTCAATGGTGTCTGTACTTTCTTCACTGTTGTCCCACTGAGCGTCATCCTGACCTCCTACTGCTTCATTGCTCAGGCAGTGATGAAGATCCGCTCTGTGGAGGGACGACGGAAGGCCTTCAATACATGTCTCTCCCATTTGGTAGTAGTGTTCCTCTTCTATGGTTCAGCTATCTACGGGTATCTGCTTCCAGCTAAGAGCAGTAATCAGGATCAAGGgaaattcatttctctcttttacTCTGTGGTCACACCTATGGTGAATCCTCTCATCTATACTCTGAGGAACAAAGAAGTGAAGGGGGCACTGGGAAGGTTtctggggaaaggaagagaagccagATGA